One Tolypothrix bouteillei VB521301 DNA window includes the following coding sequences:
- the rpsI gene encoding 30S ribosomal protein S9, producing the protein MQATDTNSGRAMYWGTGRRKSAIARVRLVPGTGQLIVNGKPGDLYFQFNANYLAVAKAPLETLGLENEYDILVKAEGGGLTGQSDAVRLGVARALCQLDPDNRSPLKSEGYLTRDPRAKERKKYGLHKARKAPQYSKR; encoded by the coding sequence ATGCAAGCAACAGACACTAACAGCGGGCGTGCCATGTACTGGGGTACAGGTCGTCGGAAATCCGCAATCGCAAGAGTTCGTTTGGTTCCCGGTACCGGACAATTGATTGTAAATGGCAAACCTGGAGATCTTTACTTCCAGTTCAACGCCAATTACCTCGCAGTTGCTAAAGCGCCCTTAGAAACTCTAGGTTTGGAAAACGAATACGACATCCTCGTGAAAGCTGAGGGCGGTGGCTTAACCGGACAGTCGGATGCTGTTCGCTTGGGAGTTGCTCGTGCTTTGTGCCAACTCGATCCCGATAACCGTTCACCTTTGAAAAGCGAAGGGTATCTGACTCGCGACCCCAGAGCCAAAGAGCGCAAAAAGTACGGTTTGCACAAAGCTCGCAAAGCACCTCAGTACTCGAAGCGATAA